TTAATTATATTAAACTAACCAGAAATGCAATGTTAAGTTGTCTGGATTTGTGTAAACATACGCTGACTGATGTTTTTGACCTTTGTAGCGTGGTAGATCATGGTTAGCAAAAACAGACTTCTTGTAAGAGTTTGAATAGAAGGTGTATCTACGTTAAACCTATGGATTAATTAATTTATCAAGATCTGGGCTAAACTGATTATCTTAAGGTTATATGTGTTTCTATAGTGTTTTCATATAATATGTGTATACACTAGTATccatgtttgttttaaaatatattgacagtTTTGTTTGTATCTCGTTTTAGGTAATGAAATCCGAAAACGTTAACATGACTTCAAGTTACGACTTTGAAATTACAGAGGATTACCAAAATTGTGACATGGAAGATTTTTCAATGCGAGCGACAGATTATGAAATTCGGAAGCGGCCGACTAAACGAGAAGGTCCAGGTTCTCCTTCCGATTCATGTGCAAGTTCGACAACTGATGAATACACAGAGAGAAAAATGAAAACCATTCGGAAGTCGACGAAACGTCGGAAGGGACATAGTGCTAGGGAAAGAAATCTACGGCGGATTGAGAGTAATGAAAGAGAAAGAATGAGGATGCATTCTTTAAACGATGCATTCCAAGAATTAAGGGGAGTTATTCCACACATAAATCTAGAGAGGAAATTATCAAAGATAGAAACATTGACATTAGCCAAGAATTACATCAAAGCATTAACAAATGTGATTTGTGACTTCAGAGGAGAAAAGACCCCATATACCTTTGAGAAAATAGATGAAATTGATGAAAGCGAcgatgatgacgatgatgatTCAAACGAAGACGTTCATATAGATGATTCTCCTGTTATGCAAGAGGAGTCCAG
The genomic region above belongs to Mytilus trossulus isolate FHL-02 chromosome 7, PNRI_Mtr1.1.1.hap1, whole genome shotgun sequence and contains:
- the LOC134725518 gene encoding protein dimmed-like, with the translated sequence MKSENVNMTSSYDFEITEDYQNCDMEDFSMRATDYEIRKRPTKREGPGSPSDSCASSTTDEYTERKMKTIRKSTKRRKGHSARERNLRRIESNERERMRMHSLNDAFQELRGVIPHINLERKLSKIETLTLAKNYIKALTNVICDFRGEKTPYTFEKIDEIDESDDDDDDDSNEDVHIDDSPVMQEESSEIQSDSI